The Tripterygium wilfordii isolate XIE 37 chromosome 21, ASM1340144v1, whole genome shotgun sequence genome segment aattaaataaaaagtgaaaagtgaaaaaatgattaaaaaatatattctttGAACtgtataaatatttaattaaaataagtgAGGATTCTCGATCCATAAGAGGAATTTCTCTCCTTTTAGGAGGAAATGAGAATTCCTCCTTTAGGGAatccaaatttttttgaaattttagatTCCGATAATTCCACCAACCATATATAATAATAGTTagtaaacataaaaaaaaaaaaaaattggattccGCCAACCAAACAACACGCAACAAAACGTAAGGCAGTCAATTTTCTTTTAGCTCATCTTGTAAATACAGAGAGTTTGTCACTTTCTCTTGTGAACGTCAACAAGCCTATAAAAAAATCTAATCGTGCAAGACCATGACAAATACACTGAGAGACCCATCCACGACTCTCTGATGCCTTTATATTGCTCAAGTGTGGGCACCAAAATCCCACACATTCTTGGGGGAAGAAGGAGATACACAGGCAACCATGTAGAGAGTAATTTCTCATGCTTCTTTCTTGCTAGTAAAACCCTTAAAAATTCCCACCACATTGTTTCTGTATCCAAGTTGAACCAAAATTGGGTTTCCTCAATAATGGAAGAGCAGAAAAGTATAGGTCTTTCCGCTTCATTAGACTCAGACAAGTACTCCAAAGAATTGGATATTGCTGTCAGGGCAGTTCAGATGGCATGCTCTCTTTGCCAGAAAGTTCAAGACGGTTTGATTTCCAAGACCCAGAGTCAGGTTCAGTCCAAGACTGACAATTCCCCTGTCACCATTGCAGGTATACGAATAATCgaatctctattttttttatgttttaaatttcttgAATTGGGTACTGGTTATTttggttggttttgattttagtATCGGGGCAATTCAAATTCTAATATCAATTTGGATTTGAAATGAATTCGAGTATTCTGTTTTGAATATCTGATTGGGGACTAATATATTGTTGATTATTCAGTGTTATTCTCTGGCAGTGTTGATTTAGCTTATTTCTTGATATTTCTCATCATGTTGTGATTCTTTGAATAATGGATTCTGAACAAAGCTAACTTGTGAGGTTGGTATGACAATGCTCCAAGCATAAGTGCCATGCTATTCCCTTTTGTGGAAGGAATAAAACATCTTAGAGATATTGTAAGCAAAGAATAAAATGTTCAGTCtctttaaatgataaaatgaattGGACTTCTTCATCCATCTCCGGACATAACGCATTGTGTCCTAGATGAAATGCATGAAGGTAAATCAAACTTCTAATTAAGAATATCAAAGGCATTGTATTAGGAAGCCAAAGTCCATGCTCAAGCCAAATTGTAGTGGCTCTGGACTGAATTTGTTCATGGAAGAGAAGGAAGTTAGTAGATATAATCTCAATTCACTGAAACGAGCTCAGTTTAAACAAAAGGATGCTTGTTGCTTTAGGGGTGTTCTTGTTTCTAGGGGCAATGACGACTAGGAATTATCCTTCTTCCAGCTAAGGTATTAATATTGCTTGCCTAGGAAAATATGGATCAGGACTCAATTTCTCTTGTTGATTCAACTCATCAAATATTAATGTCAAGGTTGTATTAGTGAACTCTAAAGGGTTTCCTATCTGGGAGGCAGGAAGAAGACTACACGAGTGGTTTGTGAAGCCTGCCTTCGCCAGCTAGACTTATGACCCGCCAAATGTTCTTGCCTTGTTGGGTATCGTCATTTGGTGCCCTTCTCTAGAATTATGTTTTCAAGACAGTTCTTTGTTCTTGGTAGTTCACTGATCAGCATGACAGCATTTTTTGTTTCAAGCATATCTTACTGAGGTTCTTACTGAAGTTCTCACTGAGAAATTGTCCTCTCTGTGGTATTAAACCACCTGAACTGTACAATTATCACGTCTTACCATCTGCTATTGGACACATGTTTTGGGCATTGAAATATGCTGTACTGCACTACTGCTAATGAGtaagaaagggggaaaaaaaagaaagaaaaaactacTTCATACAACACATGTATTCTCTATTTGTAGCATAGTTTCATATTTTCTTAAATGTTTTAGGCATCTGCTGAAATGTGGGATTTTCAAATGAACACCAGTTTTATGCAATATCTACTTGTTATTGACATATCTTGTTCCATGGAGCTGGCTAATTCTCTTGGTTACAACCTGTCAATAGATTGGGGAGTCCAGGCAACTGTCAGTTGGATACTGTCTGAGGCCTTAGGGAGTATAAATGTATCCATTGTTGCTGAGGAAGACGTTCAAACTCTTTCTAAGGCTAATTCAGCAGGCCTGTTAGAAGCTGTAGTTCGAACTGTGAATGAGTGTCTCGCCGAAGCACCACGTTTTGGACTTAAAGGTCCATCATCAGTCCTTGGGACCTCAGAGGTTCTTGAGGCCATCAGCCGCTGCAACTCAAATGGGGGGCCAAATGGAAGATTTTGGGCTCTTGACCCTGTTGATGGTACTTTGGGTTTTGTACGTGGAGACCAATATGCTGTTGCTTTAGCATTAATAGAAGATGGAGAGCCTGTGATTGGAGTTCTTGGTTGCCCTAATTACCCACTGAGGAAGGAATGGCTAAGCTACCATCATCGCTACCATAGAATTATCTCTAAGTTAATGCCACCAACATCTGAGTCTTGGGACAAAGGTTGTGTGATTTATGCGAAGAAAGGTAGTGGAGAGGCTTGGATGCAGCCTTTATTGCATAAAAGTGAAGTGCTGGTATGGCCGAATGCTGCAAGGCCTGTCCAAGTTTCCTCCATTGATAATCCGGCTTTGGCAACCTTTTGTGAGCCCGTTGAGAAGGCAAATTCAAGTCACTCCTTCACAGCAGGACTAGCTCACAGTGTTGGGGTTAGGTACGTGTACTTCAGCTCTGTTTCTTTAAAAAAGTTTTCTGGTCTGACGGTATATCTAGTTCACTCATATTCAGAACAAGGGATAGCAAACATTAGCTCTGGCCGTGTAAGAACAGTTGAAAAGGGAAACAATACAAGGACACAATGACAATAGTGATGAATTTGTTTGTTATATTTCTTATTTATCCATCTTTAGGATCCAAATATAGGATAAACAAGTTTTTGGAATGACCATACATAAGTCAGCTGCATAAAACAGCTCACATATAGTTTTTTGGTTGTAGGAAGCAACCGTTACGGCTGTACAGCATGGTGAAGTATGCAGCCATAGCCCGTGGGGACGCTGAAATCTTTATGAAGTTTGCTAGGTCTGGCTACAAGGAAAAAATATGGGATCATGCAGCTGGTGTTGTTATCATACAAGAAGCTGGCGGTGTAGTAACCGACGCTGGAGGGCGTCCACTAGACTTCTCGAAAGGTATATACATAGAAGGTCTTGATCGAGGTATAATTGCTTCTGCTGGAGCCAAATTACATGACAAGATTATCAAGGCTGTAGATGCTAGCTGGGGTTCCTCTTGTTTATAAGGTATTTCCGTATTTTGTTATGATGAAGTAATAATAATACAACTACTGCATCGCTACATGCTCTTGAGAAAgtggatttgtttctttttcaacaTTTGCTCATAGGACATGACGGGCAACGAGAAATGGAGTTTAGTTGTATATTGCTTTCAGTCTTCTGTAAATTGTTGATTGGGCTTCTTATTTACATGGTCATTATCGTCcagcttcttcttctcctaAGAATGTCTGGACACCATATACATATTTAGTGGCTGAATAACTTTTTTACTGTGTTTAGGATTCCCCTCTGCTCTTTCTCATGTTGTATATCAAAAATTCTAATTAAAATGTCATATTTGGATTGCATCGAACTCATCGCGGATATTTTGTGAAGTGAGAATCATCCCTCTGAAAGGGCAAAAAACTTTGATGTGGTGATAAAgttattttgtttgtgttttgagaATGGTAGCTATGGATGTCAAGGTAACTACTCTCAAACGGATCACAGTTTTAGTTCCTGGGTAAGGATACAATGTGGGCTTGGTCTTAGAAGTATGGTCCTATGAACccagaaaggaagagagagtcAAGCCTCAACCTGTAATATGGCAAAATGTTGACTGAATTGCTCTGTTGGAACTTGCTTTATTGTAGTAGTTAATAAGAGGACATTGAGCTATCAAGGTAGCTGGGGCAGTCTGTAACAGTAGTTTTGGCCAAATCCAAGTCAATTGCCATGCATGCTGCTAAGAAAACACCAGCTTTAAGGCCACACTTATTTCATCCCCCAATTTTTATcagaaataataacaataacaattcACTCATAATGTACAAATCCAGTGGGAAATCAAGTGCAATATAAATGATTTACACTAGTGGTTAGCAACGCAAGTAATTCCCGTGATTGCTGGAAGAAAAATGTTTGGTACCCAATTTCTTATTCTCATCCATATGAAGTGTTCGAGGTTTAGGGAGTCATACTTCAGTGTTCGTAATCAATGATACTACTGTAGCATTGCTCTTCTGCTGAAAACCAAGCCTGCCTTTTTGACTTATGAACACGCCAAACCAATCTCTGAAAATTAGTGCTACTTGAAGCACAGTGTGAGATATGGGACACGACTTTTGGTTTTTTTAGGTAATCCAGAACGACGTCATACAGGCATGTTTTTTATATATTCGGTATAGATCTAAACTTAAGCCTTCAAACTCATATGCACAAAAGTTTCTCACATGATGACatgataaattaaattaaaacttAGAATATAGACACAAAGATATTACTCacaatgaaaatcgaactcaaaaccgCCTCCAATTAACTCATCCAAGTGTTTGGTGGGACACATGTCCGAAACTTTCAAAGTCGACACAACTTGTACAGACATTTTTTATAAAACAGCAGACAACACATGGAGGAAAATGAAGCCACGAGTCAAAGTTAGCCTTTAATTGCGTTGCACTACTAATTAATGGAAGGCTAGGTCATTTTCATGACAAACTCTTTAGACAACGGTGTAAGAATTAATTCATGTCCAAAAGGTCAAGTGGTAGTCACTAATACCTCCCTCCCTCTTGCATCCCCAATGCTTCTCTGTCAAACACTTAGTGGCTTGCTACTAGTGCACTGAATCCAAAAGCACAAAGATGATGGCCccattgtgtgtatatatacacatgcatagCATATAGCATGTATGTCACGAGGAGCATGCAAGCATAGGCAGGTGCACATCATGTGATCCCATCTACCAGAAAATCTTGGATTTAATTATGCCAAAGAAAATCTTGGTATCACATTCCTCTTTCAATGTAACTGGTAGACTAGGAGGATTCGCCGCATTAATGTCAAAGATTATGAACCCCAATCCCACCACAACCTATTGTTTGCTGCTCctaccttcttcttttttcttttttttttctctccttcccCACTCAAATCCATCATTCTTCCCTTCATCCTCTGATTTTCAATCCATATCCAAAttccaagaagaaaagaaaagaaaagaaaagaaatctaagCCATGGCCATGGGATCTGTCGATACGCATTTCTGCACGACTTTAGACATCATCACCTGATGTCAAGATGTGACGCGGATGGTGAATCTCCAACCTACAATAATGAGAATGGGCGACCCTTCGTGACCTGGGGACACTCCAAAACTCGAGTCAATATTTCAGAAATCAAAGTGATCAAAGTATATAATTCTTTTTGCGTATCTCATTCATAAGccatgagtttttttttatagttgcTGTGAAGTGCTTCTGTTGGGATTTTCTTATCCCGAATTGATTTGAATTGTCTTTTGAAATTTGAGTTCAACAATTCCTCTTGATTTGAGTTTAACAATTCTTCTTAATCTCGTGGTTTGAATTTCAATCCTTTTGAATTGAGATCTTCATGGATTGACGTGAGGAAGCTTCTTTAGTTATCCTCACATGTGGAAACTTTTCTGCAACTCTTCTCTTACCACGTGCTATGTTGACTCAGTATAGGATTTTTACCCATCCACAAATACCCCCACCCGTTACttaatctctttctttcttagaAAGGGGAGTGAAGGCTGAAGTTATTCCTTGTCTTGGATCTTATCGAGCTCAATCTAAACTTCATTTTCTTTAGATTCTTGTGTGAATTCAACATTCTTCATCATtatcctctttcttcttcagcCTCTTCTCTTAAAAAATACACTCTcttctatttcttcttctttttttgttttctttctaatttttttatgtaTCACGTTACGCTGCCCAATATGATAAAGATGTGTGTTTAATCTTCATAACTAAAGAGATTATGAGTTCCATTAGTGGGAGATGCgggaaaataagaatatttttaAGACAAAACTTTGAGggaagggtaagaaaatcacaccGTACCCCGAAACAAAAAATTTTTGAATGCTAAAATACGTATCCAAACACCCCATAAGAGATATTCAAATCCCAAATGGAAACATCATATGCATTCAACCTACTTTACCATTCATGATACCCTTCCCCCTTCCTCCTCTTCCAACTGTCCTCCAACTCTGCCTCCATAAATGCTTTTCGTGCACCATTACTACCACCacaatcatttaaatattcccTCATTCAGACACTCCTCTATCCTCATCACAATTCACACGCTCTCAAGAAACCCACAAAAATGAACCCTAAAACCAGTTTCTTTCTCTTTGCCTTCTTGCTGATTGCAGCTTCACTTTCCTTTGCAATCCGACCTGACTTCACTGCCCAGATCGAGCAATCACCCAAAGGCAGCAAACCCAGTAACCAAAAGAACAAAGGTGGTGGAAATGGAGGTGGGTTTGGCGGGTTCTTTGGACCCGGATCCGGGTTTAGCATACCTGGGTTTGGAAGTGGAAGTGGTATTATAGGCGGCGGGTATGGAGGCGGGTTCGGAGGTCCGAGTGGAGGTTCCTCTGGAAGTggtgttagggcaaatgcaatggtgaagtggtattgggccaacaaagatgttgtcttttgctgacgtggctgtattgtaaaatgtgttttgcttatgtggctgtattgggataagtgttttgctgatgtggatgtattgatatttgatgttttggtgtagttttgttgtggataatatggaggaatggaatgttgttgggttgggtggaaagagaaagtgtgtgggaagaaaaagtgtatagaaatttgtgttttgctgatgtggctgtattagaatacgtgtttgacttgactttttgtgtaatagaggtgggaccgggccaacaaaaatgttggcccagcaaattaattcccattgcatttgcccttataaGGCCTAGTATTGTTTGTAGGGAGAAGGGTCCGTGTTACAAGAAGAAGCTGATCTGTCCGGCTAAGTGTTTCACCTCCTATAGCAGGTCAGGGAAAGGGTACGGAGGCGGTGGTGGAGGCGGTGGTTGCACCGTTGACTGCAAGAAGAGATGCACTGCTTATTGTTAGACAGAGAATAGTGGGAGTTTGAGTAACCAGTAGCCGGTGATAGTTTCTAGCACTATTCATGATTAGTAAccttataatattatcttatatTACATATAAAAAATGGTGTCAAGTCCAGGAGTTTTTAGACTCTGGAGCTTTTTATATTTTGTGATGACTATATATGCGTGTATAAATACAGATTTTTCTTTATCACTCTTTCTTTTGCTTGAATCAAAATGTTcaattttccttaaaaaaaagagaagtcgCAGAAAAAATGAGCTTTGGCTTCTTGAATCTTGTCTAGGAAAACACAACTCTGGCTTATGAAGGGGGGTTTTCGTATACAATCAACAACCAATTCCATGGGGTCTAGTTGATCAACAAACTAAACATGGTTTCTAAGTTTTAATGCTAATATGAGTGGGTGCTTGCAAGCAACTTATGTAGCAGTGCCAAGAGAACCATGGGCTTCCTAAGAATCAAGGAACCATGGGGATCAATTTCATATAGGCTTGATGTTGGTAAGAGTACGTAAAACCAAGAGGAAGACTATTTGCACCCATGACTTAGTAAAACCAAGAGGATGAAGACTATTTACGCCCCCCGACTTAATCAAGTGCacccaaaaaccaaaaaaaaaaaaaaccttttattTAATAACACTCCACTTGACCCTATTATTTTACTCCCACTTcctatctctttcttcttcctccctgAAACCCTAAAACAAAACCACCCGACCTAAAATTTGTAGTCTCCAAAATTTCTTGAGTGGAGACATCATTCCAAATTTGAAAGGATATTCTGATCGTGCAGGTTTTTCATGGCAGTTTACTCTCTGTGCCCCAAACCTCGAGCTTCTCCTTGAAGACATCTTTTCATTATGGGCTCACATTGGGCTTCTGTTCTTGGTCTCTACATAAACTTGGTTGCTACTTTTTAGCCCAAGCCTTACTAAGGCCCAATTGTGTTATATATTTAAATCAAttgtatattaaattattttatgtcTACATCATTGTAGCCGTTTGGCTATTATTGCTTTGTCTACTTAACAGAGTGAAACATTTTGTAAGACTTCACTTTTCATATGAATGAGATATACATTTCTTCTGaactttttcttctcctctcatcttcttcttcttccttcccttCTTTGATCTAACATACTTCTGCAATACACGAAAtataatatggtatcggagcaggacaCCATGGGTGTTGATCCATCAATCACCACAGTGATTTCAGCTGCTGCTATAACTAAGGCAGTAGATTTTATAAGGGGGTCTCAGAATCCACCTTCATTGCATCAACCAAATTATGGACCATATGGTTCCACAATCACAGAAGGAACTTCTGCAAGGGTTGTTCCACTTACTACAAAAACTCTGGCCCAGTTGTCAGAATTTTTGAAGAGGGCTCAGTTACTCTCATCTAGCATCTCATCATCCACAGAAGTTACTGGTGCTGCAAATTCACTTTCAGGGGCTGGTACGGGTTCATTTCCTACAACTTAGTCACCTGCATTAAACCAAACAGAAACAATCAGGTCATCTTCAACATATGCAGGGATTCAAGGTAATCTTGTTTCAGGCTTGAGTTCAGGAATTAACTACACTACATTAACTCTTTCTTCTTTCACTAGATCACAACCTATCCTACCTACCCCTGTATCACACCCAAATTTGCATAGCTTACTTTTATCAATGCCAGTGAACCAATATAATCCTTTTCAAAACCCTTTTCATGTCTTGCCAAATGATTTTTCTATTAAAAAACTTATATCACTGGAGTTGATTGAAGCAAACTATCATCTTTGgagtttgaattttttgagtgccttAGAGGCAAGAAATAAGGTAGGTTTTATGGATGGAACCTTCCCAATGCCAACTGAAGGTGACCCTAATTTACAGCTTTGGAAGCAGTGCAATGGCCTAATCAAAACATGGATCAACAATTCAATTGGTACTGAAGTTCTAAAAAGCATATCTACTTGGCAGACAACAGAAGAAATCTGGGCAGATCTCAAGCACAGATATTCTGTTGTAAACAAAATCAGAGTTTTTGAAGTATCAAGAGAAATTTCAATGATAAAGCAGCTGACACTCACAGTCAATGAATACTATGCAAAGTTAAAAAGCTTCTGGGAGAAGCTACAAGATTATGAGGAAATACCTAAATCCAAGTGTGGCACTTGTAAATGTGATGTGTTCAAGCCTTTTTCAGTCAAAAGAAATCAAGCGAGAGTGATGCAATTTTTAATGGGTCTCAATGAAAACTACAATGGCATTATGAGTCAGATTCTCCTCAAGGACCTTTTCTAGACATCAAGGAGGCATTCAATATTGTTtcacaagaagaaagaaagcagAAACTGACTGAAAAAGGGCCTTCTATTTCTCAAGAAGCCATGATCATGGCAGTCAATAAATTTGTCCATTCAAACACCAACAACAATGGAGAGTCAAAAACAACTCAGCAAAACAACAATGGAAGGCCAAAGAATTTTTACAAGGGTAATCAAAACAAAAGGGATACCAATGGCAACAACAAGTTTCCACAGAGAAACAAGGAATCCTTATTCTACAACTATTGCAAGCTTACAAACCATacaatagacaatttttttaAGCTCAATAGATTTCCTAATCAGCCTTCCAAGAAGCCTAGAAACAACAATTACAACAATGGAAGGCCATCAGTCAATCAAGCCTCAGCAGACACTGAACACAAAGCTGCCATTGAGTTTTCAGAGGACCAGTACAACCAGATAATCAATTTCTTCCAAGGAAAAGTCTCACATTCTGATGAGACTAATGGTAAACAAACTCAAGCAGCTTTTGTTTCAGGTAACAATTATTATTCTGCTCATAAATTTTTACATAAATGGTTAATTGATAGCGGTGCCATAGATCACCTAATTTGTCATGCATCACTATACTCATCATGTCATAATGTCAAGCACACATATGTTCACTTACCAAATGGGCGGAAGCTAGAAGTTACACACATAGGCACAGTCCAAATGACAAATCAGATTACTCTAAAAAATGTTTTGTGTGTACCAAAATTTAGTTTTAATCTCATTTCAGTTAGTAGACTAACTGAGGATAAACAATATTCTGTGATTTTCACAAAAGAACATTGTGAAATGCAGGACATAGCCACTTTGGAGAAGATTGACATGGGATTGAGGCTTAGGGACTTATATCTACTCAACAAAGGTCATTTTGTTCAACTAGGACAACAATCTAGTATAAATTCTGTAAATTCAGATGTTTGGCACAAAAGACTAGGACATCCTTCTAGGAATGTCCATCGTATGATATGTAATGTGCCAAATATCAAAACTGATGATTGTAAGGATTGCATTTtgggaaaaatgaaaagaaaagcttTTAATACTAGTGACACAGTTTTAGAACATGCTTTTGATCTTATCCATGTTGACATATGGGGTCCTAATGCCTCAATTTCTCTAGAtggatttaaatattttttaacaattgttgatgattattctaggaTGACATGGGTTTATTTAATGAATAATAAGGGACAAACAAGAGACTATATTAAAGCATTTTTCCAATATGTCAAAACACATTTTCACGAAGGCATTAAAACTATAAGATCGGATAATGACCTTGAGTTTAACATGACATAATTCTTCATCAATGAAGGAATTCAACATCAAACAAGTTGTCCCtacactccacaacaaaatggagttgtgGAGAGGAAACATCAACACATACTTAACACTACCAGAACACTGAAATTGCACAGTGGTCTACCAGACAGTCTTTGGTCCTTTTGCATTCACACAACTATTTATCTTATAAATAGATTGCCTAGTAGAGTTCTAGACAAAAAATTCCAAGTGACTGTCTCAAGATCTTCAGCAGAAGCTGAGTACAGGGCTATTGCCTTTGCAACCAACGAATTAACCTGGATTTCAAATCTACTCAGAGAAATCAAGATTGTTCACAAATACCCTATGATTCTACATTGCGACAACCAAGCAACAATCTACATAGCAACTAACCCAGTTTTTCACGAACGTACAAAACACATTGAAATAGATCTTCATTTCATTCGAGAGAAGATTGATCAAGGAAAAATCATATTGACTCACCTCAGAACTGAGGATCAACCAGGCAATCTTCTGACAAAGGCTTTGTCTGCAAATCGTCTTCAATATCTTTTCTCCAAGTTGAATCT includes the following:
- the LOC119989503 gene encoding cold shock domain-containing protein 4-like isoform X2; this translates as MNPKTSFFLFAFLLIAASLSFAIRPDFTAQIEQSPKGSKPSNQKNKGGGNGGGFGGFFGPGSGFSIPGFGSGSGIIGGGYGGGFGGPSGGSSGSGVIRPSIVCREKGPCYKKKLICPAKCFTSYSRSGKGYGGGGGGGGCTVDCKKRCTAYC
- the LOC119989829 gene encoding PAP-specific phosphatase HAL2-like — protein: MPLYCSSVGTKIPHILGGRRRYTGNHVESNFSCFFLASKTLKNSHHIVSVSKLNQNWVSSIMEEQKSIGLSASLDSDKYSKELDIAVRAVQMACSLCQKVQDGLISKTQSQVQSKTDNSPVTIADWGVQATVSWILSEALGSINVSIVAEEDVQTLSKANSAGLLEAVVRTVNECLAEAPRFGLKGPSSVLGTSEVLEAISRCNSNGGPNGRFWALDPVDGTLGFVRGDQYAVALALIEDGEPVIGVLGCPNYPLRKEWLSYHHRYHRIISKLMPPTSESWDKGCVIYAKKGSGEAWMQPLLHKSEVLVWPNAARPVQVSSIDNPALATFCEPVEKANSSHSFTAGLAHSVGVRKQPLRLYSMVKYAAIARGDAEIFMKFARSGYKEKIWDHAAGVVIIQEAGGVVTDAGGRPLDFSKGIYIEGLDRGIIASAGAKLHDKIIKAVDASWGSSCL
- the LOC119989503 gene encoding cold shock domain-containing protein 4-like isoform X1; translation: MNPKTSFFLFAFLLIAASLSFAIRPDFTAQIEQSPKGSKPSNQKNKGGGNGGGFGGFFGPGSGFSIPGFGSGSGIIGGGYGGGFGGPSGGSSGSGVIRPSIVCREKGPCYKKKLICPAKCFTSYSRSGKGYGGGGGGGGCTVDCKKRCTAYC